A single region of the Methylocystis echinoides genome encodes:
- a CDS encoding substrate-binding domain-containing protein → MKVCGDPNNLPFSNDRREGFENALAELVAGELGKDLHYTWWAQRRGFIRNTLKAGLCDVVMGVPTDYDPVATTAPYYRSAYVFVSRVDRGLDISSLSDVRLDTLKIGVHLVGDDGMNTPPAHALSARGLVSNVIGYTIYGDYAQASPALRLVEAVEKGEIDIAAVWGPLAGYVAKRASVPLRIEFIDGTHAFAPLQFAFDISMGVRKGDDALKRRLDDIIFRRSADIRALLERYGVPVVRKDQP, encoded by the coding sequence TTGAAGGTCTGCGGCGACCCGAACAATCTGCCTTTCTCGAACGACAGGCGCGAAGGCTTCGAGAACGCGCTTGCGGAACTTGTCGCAGGCGAACTCGGCAAGGACCTCCACTATACATGGTGGGCGCAGCGTCGCGGCTTCATTCGCAACACGCTGAAAGCGGGCCTTTGCGACGTGGTGATGGGCGTTCCGACCGATTACGATCCAGTAGCGACGACCGCGCCCTATTACCGTTCCGCCTACGTCTTCGTCTCGCGGGTCGATCGTGGGCTCGACATATCGTCGCTCTCGGACGTCCGACTCGATACGCTCAAGATCGGCGTCCACCTTGTCGGCGACGACGGCATGAATACGCCGCCCGCCCATGCGCTCAGCGCTCGCGGCCTCGTCTCGAATGTCATCGGCTACACGATCTACGGCGATTACGCGCAAGCCTCTCCTGCGCTCCGCCTGGTCGAAGCCGTCGAAAAGGGAGAAATCGACATCGCCGCCGTTTGGGGACCCCTCGCCGGCTATGTCGCCAAACGCGCGTCGGTGCCGCTTCGTATTGAGTTCATAGACGGAACGCACGCGTTTGCGCCTCTGCAATTCGCCTTCGACATCTCGATGGGTGTGCGCAAAGGCGACGACGCGCTGAAGCGCCGCCTCGACGACATCATCTTCCGCAGAAGCGCTGACATTCGGGCGCTGCTCGAGCGCTATGGCGTTCCCGTCGTGAGAAAGGACCAACCCTAA